aacaaaaaaaattagtaGTGGTATAATGATTTATTCACATTCAAATCAATCAGATTAAGTCCACGGCCCCTAATCTGTGGGTCATAAAGTACCAACACGGAGTTCTTCGGATAATatccaaaaatcaaatcaagttTAGAAGTGCTAAAAGTAAACACTTTGAATAACTGTTACTAGagattataaaagaaaaattacattctTGAATGAGTATCTTCATTCAAGTTTTAGTAAATAAATCTTGAGAATCTAACAAAAATTACCAACAAACCACGAAATTAAGATGCCACAGAAAGTATATCTTACTTTCCTCTGGCTTTTGTAAAGAGTAATTGCCACTGACATGGCAAGGCATTCAGACTCACCCCAATGTTTACattagctaaaataaataaatgagaaaataacgCTGAACCTGTTTGTACACTTCTCTAAAATACaccaaaatgtagaaaactttcttaattaatttatttccaatGTTTTCGAGAAGCCTTGACTTATAAATTCAATGTTGCCACCATACCTGCACCTGGGGTAGTCAGTGTAGTTGAGTGGTGCATAGGCCAAGGTGAAGTTAACATATCCATTAAGATCATTCCTGAACTTGTACTGGTAGAGCAGGCGTGGTAAAAAATCTGATGTGAAGGCGATTAGAAAGGcctgagaaaataaaagcatcaccATTTTGTTAAACACATATTCATCTTAGTGATAACTATGCAACATCTTGTAAAAGCATAACTACAGATCTACTGACGTTGGCAATGACAGACAGATGGGACAAGGCTTCTAAGATGTTGAACCAGACTCCGATGTTTTGAGCCCGCTCAGCCACCGGTCGGCGGTACTCGCACACAAACTTGTGGGCGTCAAGGCGAATCTCCACCCAGTTGTTCAGGAGGGCGAAGAGCGGCGCGAGGGGGAACGCTGCTACGAAAATTGTGATGAACCCAAACTGGAGGACTGGAGGACAGGGAGACAGTTTTACTCTGAGCAGCCAAGCATAAAATTACAACTAATGCCCTCCAGAACTATGGGTCCTGCTGGTGAAGGTGTGTTCAAAGGCCTTAAATAAAGGGTTGTTATAGAGGCTTGGTGACTTTCTAACTGTACGTCTGGTGAAATTTAGGAGATTCTCTGTCTTCTTGCAgccatttaataaattatgagGATCAACACTTCCTGTCTCTCCTATTTTTAATGGCTTGGTTTGAAAAAGAGGCCTCTGTATCACATCATAGTTATGCCCAAGAGAAACATGACAGTCAAGGATTACATATTAAAAAATCCTAGAcattgactcttttttttaacaaccaaATCAGCTACGGTACTATCTACTATCAATTAGTGCCAAAAAACATGCCCCCATTGATTttgtgaaaactattttttttaccatgttatTTTGCCATGAACATAAACCCTTTGGCTCTGTTTCCAATTTTGTGAGGTAGGGCAAGCATTTCTTACACAACTTTGCACTGGTCTGTCATTcatttatcttaaaaatatacttttccGGTAAAATCTTAATCACAAGAGCCAATTACTGCTAAACACAGGATGCCACACGACCTTTTTTGTCTCTGGGAACTCGTGATATTCATCTTTTAATCAGTATTAACCCTCATTCAACATGTAAACTACATGAACTTTCTTCATTTAGCTTTCTCCAGCTCAATGAGGAAAAAACAGGTTCTTATTTGTACCCCAGATGACCTTCAGGTCCTTTAGATTATGAACTACTCTCCTTATAAACTCACGTTTAAAAACTGGGGAGATTGTTCTATACCTTTAACCCATCTCCTCTCATATTGACCAGCTGTGCCAATAAGTGAGAAGGGCTATGTATTAATAACATCTTTATTGATCTGGGAATTGatccaaaaaaggaaaaagttctTATCTAATTACCCATTTCCAGATATTCTTCAAACAGGCCCCCACATGGTACCAGCTTGTAGTCTTCCTCCCAGAGCCGAGGCTCGTCTTGCTCATTATCTCCCAACACGCTGGCCAAGGTTCTTTTCTGCCGCCAGGCTTTTACTTTGCTGCATACAAGGAATAATAGATGGGTTAACATGTAAATAATCATTTATCAGTTGGACTGGATGTAACGAAAAGCAACGTCACTGTAAATGAACAAGATGGCCTTTTTGGAAACCACACAGATATGAATTTAGTTTGATCAGCAGCATGGTTGTACAAGTGGCAACATACGGTATAATGAACTCCTGGATGTTGTTGATGAGCTGCTTTCCCACCATTATGATGAAGAGTTGTTCAGCCAACTCAATGAGGCAACCACCAGGACCACACTGAAATCACAAGGCGCACAGAAACAACTCAATGCAGCAACACAGGAAGATAGTGTGAAACATCCCAAgaattcatatttaaaaagcacTAACATCTTCGTTTCTCATCCCAAACAAGGTTCCATAGTTTGTAGGGTAACCCACAAACCTAAACACACGGAGACAAAAAGAGAACCGCTTATATTTCTAGAGGAATGAACATCTGATCAAGTGTTTCATGTGACTGGGCCATGTCTTACCTTCCCTTAAAGAAAGCCACGTAGAAGGGAGACGAGTAGAAGTTGACAAACTGGAAGATGAACACTTTGAGGGTGAAAGCGTTATCATGCTGGGTTTGGGTTCTGTGCATCTCTGTAAAGTGAGTACAGAGAAATGCAGTGATGAAgttgaagaaatgtaaaaagatttaAGGGGAATTGCTAAATACTGTATCTGAGTAAGGTACTAGCAGATTTCACTCTAACAAAAGCCAGCCTTTAAAAGGATGAATTTGGTGTTTTCAtcatttagtgaaaaaaaacaaacagaatgttatcttttcttttttgaaaactttcagcTTACATTTCCTTGCAGACAAATACAGTGTTGATCGTTTACAGCTCAGATGTTTCCCAATTCTGCATTGACTCTTACCCCATTTGGTGAGCTGCTCAGCTAAGGCCGTATAAACCTGACCCATTACCAGAATGAAGCCCAGGTTCACAATGCTGCTGCAGATGTTAGCTATGGTTCCAGCCTGAGGAGGAAATGACATCGGCGCTAATGtttctaacatattttaaatcaaacaaaggAATCTGACATGTTCTGCGTAGATCTGACATGCCTCTGTACGCAGCACAGGGCTCCCGCTCTGGTACATCATGACGCTGATGACTCCTCGACACATGACCACTGTCACCAGGAAGATTATCACCACACACAGCTGAGGAGACATTATGTTGCAGAGGAATTGTTTtggttgaaaaagaaaatgttcagaaagtgaaattcgTCTACCATGATGGTTCACAGCCAGAAAGTTGACTGAAGAGCAAACTTCATGATCTATCCAGTGCCTTACTCTGAGGTTTTTATTGATGGTGGAGctgcttgatttttatttttatttatttattttttacaattgtCCCAGTTCTCTTTAGAGGAATGTAGGAACAATGACAAAGATAATCAGATCATCTTTAGTTCAATGAGGCTATCACTTCAATTTGTTATACCTCTTCTTAACTCCACTGAGTAGAGACAACTCCAATGTCCTGAAACTGCCAATAAAAAGGTTTCAGTAGCTATGCTATTTCTATACATACACACTGTTTTCTAATGTatttagttaataaaaacacttatgCTAACACTTATAATTAACCTACTGAAGTCAGATCGCCAAAACGCTCAATGACAATGAtggcattatttttaaaaagtattggtATCGGCGACAATATCCCTGAATTTACTAGGAATAAGATCAATACCAAAATTCTCAGTATTGCACACCCCTACATTTATGTCAAGTAAGAAGTCATCAGACACGACTCACCATCAGGACAATGACCATGGAGCCAGTGAACATGCGAGACAGTCTCGTCTTCTCTGGAAAGTACGGCTCTTTGACTCCAGTCACTGGATTTTCCTCCACAGTTGGGGCCGTGGCGGCAAACTCAGGACGGGGACGTTCCTGAGAGGAACCAGCAGGTCAGGTTTCTATTCAGCAAAGCTTTGTTAGTGTGCATTCTCTAAATGAAAAGGTACTGCTGAAGGTGTTTTGTGATAAATTAACCTCAGGAAATAGATGGAACAAGTTTTTAAATACTatcattttctcatgttactCCACCACAACATCTTTCAGTCTTTCCATTTGCAGGAACCATGAGAATAAATCAGCATAGGGATGCTCATGCTAATGTAACAAATAACCTCCTCCTCATGGAAATCCATGCAGTCCCAATGATGGGCCAGAGTAGCCATCTTGCGCTTCCAGAACTCCAGAAAGGTCACGGCCCAGAAGGACATGAAAACGCTGAAGAGCACGGTACCGGGGTGGTCGAACAGGTAGCCAAGCTGTAGCACGCAGTGGCAAGGAACAGGTTTAAGCTCTGAGCTTGTTCATGTTGTGACTAAACTGAGTTTCACCGCAATTTAAGGAGTAAATATAGCTTACCTTTGCCATGGTGCAGATATCAGACATGTTCCAAGCATCGCATGTTTTACAAAGGGGGCACATCGGATACTTCGCACCACTGGTACAAATGTCCTCCCTGTTGACAGTCCCAAATAATCTTCAAAAATGCACATCACTTTGGcttaaaactggaataaaacaCACTATAGTTTGTCATCgagtgagaaaatgtgaaaatgtttatggGCTGTCGCTGTAAGTTTGCAAAGCTCTACTATCGCTTGGTGAAATTTACCCTTTCAATGTGTCTCGCTTAATTCGCAAATAAGTGTTGAAGATTCTAGAAAGGTTTATTTCCCTGCAAATCACAGCATTCCTTGGAGGACAGCTATAACATGCTTTTTCCTCAGAGGATCAATGCTAATCTCATATCTGTACATTAGGTGCTTCACTGCAGCTGGTGCCAAATATCGAACTCGACAGCCTCAGAAGTAGAAAATCCATCAACTTCTCTGCACGAACAGATCTTTCTTGCCAGAAGTTGTGGTCGTATCATTACCTCGGCATTACCGCTGCTAATCATCTCTAAATGTTGCTTCATATAAAGCTGCTCTGCTCTATGTTGCAGTGAAGCATGTGTAGTGTTTCCTGTGGtactctttgtgttttcattggaGACTCACGCTGGTGTGTTAGTGTCCATGGACATGACTCCTGACACAAAAACCAGCGTTCCCACTATGGCCGCCGGCAGCAGCCAGGCTGTGTAGAAACCTGCAGGGAACACAGAGCTCCATTAGAGTGCAGCTCTCAGTTGATGGAGGGGAAATGAAACTACAAAGCTGCTCCGAGGTTGATGCTGCGCTGCAAGAGACGGTTCTAATGGTTTAACTGTCCCAAACACATCCACATGTCTTCTGCTGATGCTGCTCTGGTCCTGTTGTTCATCTATTCCTATGAAACATACTTCCACCTGCTGTTTGTTTGCTCAACACATAATTCTCTGTCAACAGTATCTGCCAGACAGCTGCTGCAGTAGGCTATAagctcgattttttttttttattcatttattttctgcagttCAGCAGTGTCGTCCCTTCAAGGTTTTAAAAGGagttttgaagttttgttttagttcatcAGTTGAAGGACAACGTTGGTTAATTGActaatttcattttgattttaagagTTCCCAGCTCTCAAAAATGTTTACGTTTTGAgccggagagagagagatcacAAGGACAAGCAGAAATAAAGAGAGATAAAGTTAGTTCATCAGGAAGACACTAGTTCATTATGACACCAAATAACTCAGCAACACTAATACAGTGCAATGTACTTTTAATATTCCTACATATTGGTGCCCCATCTCAGCGCCATTTGAAGTGAGCTTGCTTAGACACTTTAAAAGG
The genomic region above belongs to Xiphophorus maculatus strain JP 163 A chromosome 1, X_maculatus-5.0-male, whole genome shotgun sequence and contains:
- the LOC102220875 gene encoding anoctamin-7; protein product: MMKKSWEVRSGDREVLLDLDARGEAHTTDGYGSLQNGDFFPLRCFSAAASKCHVHGDDPINLHCMTRDNQAVSKMGNHFRDGRTKIDFVLVWEIRSRGKQRGKGKSNGNCEDGESAQQAEWRDKFVQNLQSAGLLLEKEESANEKKTIHFLKVSAPWDVLVYYAEELCLRAPLQAQQHLDLNTSSVVLRRLCVPNIMMESVPNRPLDYYTCAFRKSKMNRFLGSEDQDSYFTNTQRHQVVYEILARTVYGKRKRTEVGVDRLVNEGAYTAAYPLHEGPFKLPSHEIHADELNQRQVLHYYWARWCKWFKYQPLDHIREYFGEKIALYFAWLGFYTAWLLPAAIVGTLVFVSGVMSMDTNTPAEDICTSGAKYPMCPLCKTCDAWNMSDICTMAKLGYLFDHPGTVLFSVFMSFWAVTFLEFWKRKMATLAHHWDCMDFHEEEERPRPEFAATAPTVEENPVTGVKEPYFPEKTRLSRMFTGSMVIVLMLCVVIIFLVTVVMCRGVISVMMYQSGSPVLRTEAGTIANICSSIVNLGFILVMGQVYTALAEQLTKWEMHRTQTQHDNAFTLKVFIFQFVNFYSSPFYVAFFKGRFVGYPTNYGTLFGMRNEDCGPGGCLIELAEQLFIIMVGKQLINNIQEFIIPKVKAWRQKRTLASVLGDNEQDEPRLWEEDYKLVPCGGLFEEYLEMVLQFGFITIFVAAFPLAPLFALLNNWVEIRLDAHKFVCEYRRPVAERAQNIGVWFNILEALSHLSVIANAFLIAFTSDFLPRLLYQYKFRNDLNGYVNFTLAYAPLNYTDYPRCRYKAFRDNDGMYTLFYWELLAVRLGFIIAFEHVVFFVLRAIDWIVPDVPESLELKIKRERYLAKQALAENQEALLQATRPLD